The Amycolatopsis jiangsuensis nucleotide sequence CCGGGAGGATTCGACCACGCCGGAGGAACTGACCACCGACGAGATCGCCGCCGTGGTGCGGCAGTTCGCCGATGCCGCCCGCCGGGCCCGCGCCGCCGGTTTCGACGTGGCCGAGGTGCACGGCGCGCACGGCTACCTGATCCACCAGTTCCTGTCGCCCTTCACCAACCGTCGCACCGACGGCTACGGCGGCGACTTCGCGGGCCGCATCCGGCTCGCCGTGGAGGTGGTCGACGCGGTGCGCGGCGAATGGCCGGACGAGCTGCCGGTGTTCTTCCGCGTCTCGGCGACGGACTGGCTCAGCGAAAACCCCGGCGACGGCCGCGAAGGCTGGACCGCGGCGGAAACCGTGGCGCTGGCGAAGGAACTGCACTCCCGCGGCGTCGATCTGCTCGACGTGTCGACCGGCGGGGGCGTCCCGGACGCGCAGATCCCCACCGGACCCGGCTATCAGGTGCCCTTCGCCGAACAGGTGCGCAGGGACGCCGGCATGCCGGTGGCCGCGGTCGGACTGATCACCGAACCGGCCCAGGCCGAGGCCGTACTGGCCGAAGGCAGGGCGGACGCGGTGCTGCTGGGCCGGGAGCTGCTGCGTGACCCGTACTGGGCCCGGCGCGCGGCCGCGGAACTGGGCGCCACTGTCACCACCCCGGTGCAGTACCACCGGGCCTGACCGGGTGACCTCTGGTAGTCAGGGAGAGCACGCTCCGCGACCGAAAGGATCATCATGGAATACCGCAGGCTGGGCCGGTCCGGCCTCCGCGTTTCGGTGCTCACCATGGGCACCATGACCTTCGGCGGCAAGGACAAGTTCGGGTTGCTGGGCGACACCGACGTCGCGGGAGCGCGGCGGCAGATCGACCAGTGCCTCGACGCGGGTGTCAACCTGATCGACACCGCCAACATGTACTCGGCCGGGAAGTCCGAAGAGATCGTCGGCGAGGCGGTGTCCGGGCGGCGGGACCAGGTGCTGATCTCCACGAAGGTGCGCTTCGCGATGGGCAAGGGCCCGAACGACGACGGCCTTTCCCGCCACCACATCGTCGCGCAGGCCGAGGCCAGCCTGCGCCGGCTGGGGACCGATCACATCGACCTGTACCACGTGCACGAATGGGACGGGCAGACGCCGCTCGAGGAAACGCTGGAAGCACTCGACACCCTGGTGCGCTCCGGCAAGGTGCGCTACCTCGGGGTGTCGAACTACTCGGGCTGGCAGCTGATGAAGGCGCTGGCGACCGCGGACGCGCACGGGTACCAGCGCTTCGTCAGCAACCAGATCTACTACTCGCTGGAATCGCGCGACGCTGAGTTCGAGCTGGTGCCCGCGTCACTGGACCAGGGACTCGGCGTCCTCGTCTGGAGTCCGCTGGCCGGCGGGCTGCTGTCGGGCAAGTACCGCCGAGGGCAGCAGGCCGCCGACGGCAGGCACCTCACCGAATGGTCGGAACCACCGGTCCGTGACGAGGAAAAGCTTTACGACACCATCGAAACGGTCGTCGACATCGCATCCGGGCACGGCGTGTCCCCGGCGCAGGTCTCGCTGGCCTACCTGCTCGCGAAACCAGGCGTGACGTCCCTGGTGATCGGCGCCCGCCGAGACGAGCAGCTGGCCGACAACCTGGGTGCCGCCGACGTCCACCTCACCCAGGACGAGGTGGACCGGCTGGACCGGGTCAGCGCCCCGGTACTGGCCTACCCGTACTGGCACCAGGCGGCAGGCACGTCGGCCCGCTTCAGCGACGCCGACCGGGCATGGTTCGGCCCCGCACGCTAGCGCTGGGTCAGACGCGGCCGACGGTCTGACCGTGGTGTCGTGAGTGTTCAGGCCGGTTCTCACCGGCTTGGACACTCACGAGCCGGCGCTCCCTGCCGACCGCTTTCGTGGCACAGCACCAGCTTTGTCGGGCGGCAACGCCACGGCTGGACGCTCCCGCCGGCCGAGATGGCCGCGGCCGGGTTCGCGTTCCGGCGACGAAGCTCGTCGCAGTCGGCGTTTCCGGCAGCGGCGGGGTCGTCGCGGTCGACACCTCCGGCAGCGGCGAAGGTCGTCGTGGTCGGCATTCCCGGCAGCGGCGGAGGCCATCGCCGTCGACATCTCCGGCAGCGGCGAAGGTCGTCGCCGTCGGCATTCCCGCAGCGGCGAAGGCCATCGCCGTCGACATCTCCGGCAGCGGCGAAGGTCGTCGCCGTCGGCATTCCCGCAGCGGCGGAGATCGTCGGCGCCCGGCATTTCCGGCAGCGACGAGGTTCATCGCGGCCGGCACTTCCGGCAGCGACGAAGGCCATCGGTGCCCGGCTCGCGTTCCCGCGGCGGCGGAAGTGGTCGGCCTGTCCGTCGGCGAGTGCGGCTGCCGCCCCGGTCCACGTTCCCGGCGGCAGCTACGCTCTCCGCCCAGCCTTCGACACGCGTGCTGCCTCGGCCCGGCGAAAGTGCCCCGGCCGGTCGGCGTCGGTCCGATCGGCGTCGGTCCGATCGGCGTCGGTCCGATCGGCGTCGGTCCGATCGGCGTCGGTCCGATCGGCGTCGGTCCGATCGGCCCCGGCCGGTCGGCGTCGGTCCGGTCGGCGTCGGTCCGATCAGCACCCTGACCGCGCGAACCGGCCACAGCGCCGACCGAGGACTCGGGCCGGTGGGCTCACCCGCCGCCGGCCCTGGCCGCACCTCGCGCGCTAATCCGGCAACGCCTCCACGACGATCCGGCGGATCGGGATCAGATCGACGTCACCGACTGCGGGCCCCGGCGCGGCCGCCACCGCCTCTTCGACGCCGAACAGCGTGCGGAACACCCGGGGCAGCACCGTGCGTCCGACCAGGTCCTCGGCGAGGGCGTCCGCGGCCGGACCGTCCAGCCCGTACTGGCTGCTCAGGTATTCGGCCAGCCGCTCGCGGGTGGCGCCGTACATCGCCTCGAAGTAGGCGAACGCGCTGGCCGGCTGGCGTTCGGCCTCGGTCATGGTGAGCCGGGTCGTGCGCACCTGCGGTTCCCACACCATCAGCTGCAGGAAACGCCCGCAGAACAACGTCACCGCCTCGGACGGCTCCGCCGCGTACGCGTCCGGCGTGCGCAGCTTGTCCAGGTACAGCTCGCCGACGAGGTCGAGAACCGCGAGGAACAGCTTGTCCTTGTTCTCGAAGTGCGCGTAGAGCGACCGCTTGGACGTGCCGGCACGGGTGGCGACCGCGTCCATGGACGCCCGTTCGTAGCCGGTTTCCAGGAAGACCTCCTTGGCCGCCCACAAAATGTGCCGGCGCAGCTGGTCCCCCCGCAGCTGCGCACCGCCTTCTCGCACCATCGCCCTTGCCTTCCCGAAAAGTAAACGGTACGGTCGAGTTTACCTGATCCCGTCCCGGCCGTCCCTCCCGGCCATTCTCGTCCGATCCAGCTTCCAGGAGTATCACCATGATCGTCGTCACCACGCCCACCGGAAGAATCGGCAGCCGCCTCGTCACCCGGCTGCTCGCCGAGGAGCAGCCGGTGCGGGTGATCGCCCGCGCTCCGGCCGCACTCCCCGCCGACGTGCGGGCGCGGGCCGAAGTCGTCGAGGGTTCGCACCGTGATCCGGCAGTGCTCGGCCGCGCGTTCGAGGGTGCCGCGGCGGTGTTCTGGGTGTGGCCGGCCGACCGGCGTGCCTCCGACGTCGTGGAGGCCTACACCGAACCGACCAGGCCCGCGGCAGAGGCGATCCGGCGCCTGGGCGTGCTTCGGGTCGTCAGCGTGTCCGCCTTGGGCCGCGGCACGTCGTACGCCGGGCATGCGGGCAACGTGACCGGCTCACTGGCGATGGACGATCTGCTCGCCGGCACCGGCGCCGCGTTCCGGGCGCTCGCCATGCCGACCTTCATGGACAACCTGACGCGGCAGGTCCGGACCATCCGCGAGAAGGGCGTCTTCTTCGACGCGCTGTCCCCCACGCACGTCGGCCCGACGGCCGCCGCGCAGGACATGGCCGCAGTCGCCGCGCGGCTGCTCACCGACTCGTCGTGGACGGGCGCGGAAGAGGTTCCGGTGCTGGGCCCGGAAGATCTGACGCAGGAGGACCTGGCCGCCACCGTCACCGAAGTACTCGGGACGCCCGTGAAGTACGAACAGATCTCCCTGGCGGCCATGAAAGAACACATGCTCGCCGGCGGCGCGTCGGACGCCATGGCGCAAGCCATGGCAGACATGGCCGAAGCCAAGGAAAACGGCCTGGACTCTGGCGTCGCCCGCACCCCGCACCACGCCGTCGACGCACCCACGACGTTCCGCACGTGGTGTGAGGAGGTGTTGAAACCCGCCGTACAAGGCTCATGAACCCCACCCGCGGGAGACCACGGCCTCCCACAGCCACCGCAGCCTCCCACAGCCACCGCAGCCGCCCCAGCCGCCCCGGCCTCCCACAGCCACCCGCAGCCACCGCGGCCTCCCGGAGCCTCCGCGGCAAGCACACCGCCCCAACCACGCCACACCGAAACCGTTACCGGCGAACAAGTCCCCGACCCCACGACCGCGAACCACCCACCGAGTCTCCCGCGGCCCACCCGCAGAAACCGACCGCACACAACACCCCATGACGAGCACCCCGCCACCTACCCCGCGCCCCGCCCGACCACCCACACAACGGCACCGCTGCCACCAACCAAGTCCCGACCCCAACGCCGCAAACCACCCCGCCGAGACTCCCACGGCCCACCCGCAGAAACCACTCAGCCGAAACGCCTGACCACCAACGCCCCGTTACCTATCCACGATGCACGCGACCACCTGCAGGCCAACACCGTTGCCACCAAACAAGTCCCGACCCCACGCCGCAAACCACCCCACCGAAGCCCTCGCAGAAAACCAACCGCGCAATCACTCCACCGCCAGCCCTACCCCACGGCCAGCACGACCCACGCACTGACACCTATCCGCAAGACACCCGGCCGCCCTCAACGCCAACACCCAACCCGCGAAAAAGCCCGATCACCGCACGCCGAGGC carries:
- a CDS encoding NADH:flavin oxidoreductase/NADH oxidase is translated as MSPLFEPYSLRSLTIPNRVWMAPMCQYSAAPAGEAAGVPNDWHFAHLAARATGGTGLVLTEATAVSPEARISPYDLGIWNDTQVAGFRRITGFLREQGTVAGIQLGHSGRKASTERTWVDRGATIPPDAPYGWVPVAPSALPFREDSTTPEELTTDEIAAVVRQFADAARRARAAGFDVAEVHGAHGYLIHQFLSPFTNRRTDGYGGDFAGRIRLAVEVVDAVRGEWPDELPVFFRVSATDWLSENPGDGREGWTAAETVALAKELHSRGVDLLDVSTGGGVPDAQIPTGPGYQVPFAEQVRRDAGMPVAAVGLITEPAQAEAVLAEGRADAVLLGRELLRDPYWARRAAAELGATVTTPVQYHRA
- a CDS encoding aldo/keto reductase, with amino-acid sequence MEYRRLGRSGLRVSVLTMGTMTFGGKDKFGLLGDTDVAGARRQIDQCLDAGVNLIDTANMYSAGKSEEIVGEAVSGRRDQVLISTKVRFAMGKGPNDDGLSRHHIVAQAEASLRRLGTDHIDLYHVHEWDGQTPLEETLEALDTLVRSGKVRYLGVSNYSGWQLMKALATADAHGYQRFVSNQIYYSLESRDAEFELVPASLDQGLGVLVWSPLAGGLLSGKYRRGQQAADGRHLTEWSEPPVRDEEKLYDTIETVVDIASGHGVSPAQVSLAYLLAKPGVTSLVIGARRDEQLADNLGAADVHLTQDEVDRLDRVSAPVLAYPYWHQAAGTSARFSDADRAWFGPAR
- a CDS encoding TetR/AcrR family transcriptional regulator — protein: MVREGGAQLRGDQLRRHILWAAKEVFLETGYERASMDAVATRAGTSKRSLYAHFENKDKLFLAVLDLVGELYLDKLRTPDAYAAEPSEAVTLFCGRFLQLMVWEPQVRTTRLTMTEAERQPASAFAYFEAMYGATRERLAEYLSSQYGLDGPAADALAEDLVGRTVLPRVFRTLFGVEEAVAAAPGPAVGDVDLIPIRRIVVEALPD
- a CDS encoding NAD(P)H-binding protein, which codes for MIVVTTPTGRIGSRLVTRLLAEEQPVRVIARAPAALPADVRARAEVVEGSHRDPAVLGRAFEGAAAVFWVWPADRRASDVVEAYTEPTRPAAEAIRRLGVLRVVSVSALGRGTSYAGHAGNVTGSLAMDDLLAGTGAAFRALAMPTFMDNLTRQVRTIREKGVFFDALSPTHVGPTAAAQDMAAVAARLLTDSSWTGAEEVPVLGPEDLTQEDLAATVTEVLGTPVKYEQISLAAMKEHMLAGGASDAMAQAMADMAEAKENGLDSGVARTPHHAVDAPTTFRTWCEEVLKPAVQGS